The bacterium sequence TGTACCCGCGGCGACATGTGGCATGGCTGATCCGCTCCGAGATTCGAATAGGGATTCCCTCTGCGCCATCCTGAATTCGCGGTTGCAAGGAGGCTCCCGGAAGCTACCGGATCGGATCCCCTCCGATTCTAGTCCGTCCTGCGTGATGGACCGGTCGCCGAGGACCGCCTGCCGGAGCGGTCGCTCCGCCACGCCGCAGGCTGGACGTATCGTCCTCACGGACCCGAGCGGTTCAGGGACCCGACCAGGACATAGGGCCCCTATATAGTTGCCAAATGGAGGTACTCACCGTCATCGGCCGACCTGATCGGCATCTGTGGTGAGCCCGCGATCGGCGTTTCCCGCCGCGCCCGAGTTGGCGGTTACCCGCTGGTTCAATACCGCCGCCAATCCGACCCTGGCCGACCTGCTGGGCGAGGTCGTGGTCATCGAGGCGTTCCAGATGCTCTGTCCGGGTTGTGTCTCCCACGGACTGCCACAGGCCAAGCGTATCCAGCACGCCTTCGGCGACGATGTCACCCTCCTCGGGCTCCACTGCGTGTTCGAGCATCACGAGGCCATGACGCCGGTCTCTCTCGAGGCGTTCCTCTACGAGTACCGCCTCACCTTCCCGGTCGGTGTCGATGCCCACGATCCCGGGTCGGCTCTGCCCATCACGATGAGCCGGTTCCAGCTGCGGGGAACCCCGAGCCTGGTTGCCATCGACCGGGCCGGACGCGTCCGTCTCAACGCGTTCGGCCAGGTAGACGACCTCATCGTCGGCGCGACCCTCGCCCGTCTCATCGACGAGCCCCGGCCAGTAGCGGCGGACGAATGCGAGCCCGACACGGGAAACGCGTAGCCCCGAGGTTCGGAACGCTACCGAGGTCGGGGTAGAGTTCGCGGACCGTGATTCAAACATCTGGCACGAGTTCACGCTCCCTCGGCTTCCTCGGACCCGCCGGCACTTTCACCGAGGAGGCGCTGGTCACCCGGAAGTACCTGGCCGCCATGCGCCGGCAACCGTTCAACTCGATGCTGCAAGTCCTGAAGTCCGTGGAGTCCGGCGTGGTGGATGTCGGGTTCGTCCCGATCGAGAACATGATCGAGGGGGCCGTCACCTCCAGCATCGACACCCTGGCCTTCGGAACCGGCCTGTTGATCCAGGACGAGGTGATAATGGATGTCAGCCTCGCGCTGATGGCGCTTCCCGGCACAGAACTGCGGAATGTCAATTACATCCTCTCCTACCCCCTCGCCTCGGCACAGTGCAGCCGGTTCATCACACGGCGATTACCCGGCGCGGTAATGGTGGCGGCCAACTCGACGGCCGGCGCGGCCCGTGACCTGGTCGCCCGGGGGGACACGGACACGGTGGTGATCGCTCCCCAGAGAGCCGCCGAGGTCTACGGCTTGGAGGTTCTCGAGGCGGGTATAGAGGATCGGTCCGGCAACCAGACGCGCTTCCTGCTGGTGGGCCGCGACACCGTCCCCGCGCCGACCGGCCGGGACAAGACCAGCCTGGTCGTGTATCAGCGCGCCGACGCACCGGGGTCGCTGGTGGGGATCCTGGGCGAATTCGTGGCCCGGTCAATCAACATCACCAGCCTGCAGAGCCGTCCCACCAAGGCCAGCCTCGGGAGCTACTGCTTCCTCATCGACTGCGAGGGTCACGTAATGGACGAGAAGCTGGGCGATGCGCTACGCAACCTCCAGATGAGGGCGGCCAGCGTCAAGTTCCTCGGCTCCTACCCGGCGGACTCGGTCAGCCCGGTCGACGGTCCGGCCAACCCAGCATTGCGCGAGGACGTGGATGCCTCCTACGTGGACGATGAGGGTTACCTGGTCCTGGCGGGCGTGCCCGACCAGACGAGCCGCGACGAGGCCGATGCGTGGCTGGCCGAAGTGCGCTCCAAAGTAGTCTGAGGACGAGTCGGGGCGTCCGGGCTCAGGACTCGATCAGACCCTTCTGAGGCCGCGTCCAGGGCAGTGTGCTGGCATGCGCGGCCAGCGGGGCCGCCGGTATCCGCATGGTGCCGAAGGGCACGTCGATGACCACCGGCGTTTCGCGTTCCAGGGCAAGCGGGATCATTGTCTCGAGATCGTGGGGGTCGTCCGCTCTCATCCCTACCGCTCCGAATGACTCCGCGAACTTGACGAAGTCCGGGTTGTGCAGGTCGGTCCCGTAGGTTGCGCCGAACGACTCCTCCAAGTCGCGGGCCACGTTGCCGTAGGAGTCGTTCCTGAAGACGACCACCACCACGTCGAGACCGTACTGGACCGCCGTGGCGAGCTCGGAGGAGTTGTACATGA is a genomic window containing:
- a CDS encoding TlpA family protein disulfide reductase, yielding MSPRSAFPAAPELAVTRWFNTAANPTLADLLGEVVVIEAFQMLCPGCVSHGLPQAKRIQHAFGDDVTLLGLHCVFEHHEAMTPVSLEAFLYEYRLTFPVGVDAHDPGSALPITMSRFQLRGTPSLVAIDRAGRVRLNAFGQVDDLIVGATLARLIDEPRPVAADECEPDTGNA
- the pheA gene encoding prephenate dehydratase → MIQTSGTSSRSLGFLGPAGTFTEEALVTRKYLAAMRRQPFNSMLQVLKSVESGVVDVGFVPIENMIEGAVTSSIDTLAFGTGLLIQDEVIMDVSLALMALPGTELRNVNYILSYPLASAQCSRFITRRLPGAVMVAANSTAGAARDLVARGDTDTVVIAPQRAAEVYGLEVLEAGIEDRSGNQTRFLLVGRDTVPAPTGRDKTSLVVYQRADAPGSLVGILGEFVARSINITSLQSRPTKASLGSYCFLIDCEGHVMDEKLGDALRNLQMRAASVKFLGSYPADSVSPVDGPANPALREDVDASYVDDEGYLVLAGVPDQTSRDEADAWLAEVRSKVV